One genomic segment of Accipiter gentilis chromosome 29, bAccGen1.1, whole genome shotgun sequence includes these proteins:
- the LOC126051941 gene encoding LOW QUALITY PROTEIN: zinc finger CCCH domain-containing protein 11A-like (The sequence of the model RefSeq protein was modified relative to this genomic sequence to represent the inferred CDS: deleted 1 base in 1 codon) produces MSKQGDDCYFYFYSTCDKGDSCSFRHCAAALGSERVCRRWQEGRCFKPTCRLRHMEVDKKRSEIPCYWENQPAGCQKSNCAFHHTKGRYVDGRFFPPSKTTLPSPPEPAEDDVKMAQASLQQNTLSVQSSPTPQLRGVMKVESSEKVPSPTHPQPVVISAADDDEDGFYFGLSEQLSEEGDETKTPVQQPATQARSGSRIISTGKRGADTKQEDNLNFGIKTLEEIKLEKLKEK; encoded by the exons atgtccaagcaaggggacgactgttacttctatttctattctacctgtgacaag ggagacagctgttccttccgccactgtgcggctgctctgggaagtgagagagtgtgcaggcggtggcaggagggtcgctgtttcaagcctacctgcagattgagacacatggaagtcgat aaaaagcgcaGTGAGATTCCTTGCTACTGGGAGAATCAACCAGCTGGCTGTCAGAAATCCAACTGCGCGTTCCATCACACGAAAGGACGCTATGTTGATGGGCGCTTCTTCCCgccaagcaaaa ctacgcttccaagtccacctgagcctgcggaagatgatgtgaaaatggctcaggcgtcactgcagcaaaacacactttctgtccagtcaagtcccactccgcagctgaggggggtgatgaaagtggaaagctctgaaaaggtcccaagtcctacacatcct cagccagttgtaatcagtgctgcagatgacgatgaagatgg gttttattttggactttcagagcagctttctgaagaaggagatgaaactaaaacacctgtccagcaaccagcaacacaagcccGTAGTGGATCGCGGATAATTTCTACTGGGAAACGCGgggctgatacaaagcaag aggacaatttaaattttggaataaaaacacttgaagaaatcaaattggagaaactaaaggaaaaa
- the LOC126051947 gene encoding LOW QUALITY PROTEIN: zinc finger CCCH domain-containing protein 11A-like (The sequence of the model RefSeq protein was modified relative to this genomic sequence to represent the inferred CDS: deleted 1 base in 1 codon): protein MSKQGDDCYFYFYSTCDKGDSCSFRHCAAALGSERVCRRWQEGRCFKPTCRLRHMEVDKKRSEIPCYWENQPAGCQKSNCAFHHTKGRYVDGRFFPPSKTTLPSPPEPAEDDVKMAQASLQQNTLSVQSSPTPQLRGVMKVESSEKVPSPTHPQPVVISAADDDEDGFYFGLSEQLSEEGDETKTPVQQPATQARSGSRIISTGKRGADTKQEDNLNFGIKTLEEIKLEKLKEK from the exons atgtccaagcaaggggacgactgctacttctatttctattccacctgtgacaag ggagacagctgttccttccgccactgtgcggctgctctgggaagtgagagagtgtgcaggcggtggcaggagggtcgctgtttcaagcctacctgcagattgagacacatggaagtcgat aaaaagcgcaGTGAGATTCCTTGCTACTGGGAGAATCAACCAGCTGGCTGTCAGAAATCCAACTGCGCGTTCCATCACACGAAAGGACGCTATGTTGATGGGCGCTTCTTCCCgccaagcaaaa ctacgcttccaagtccacctgagcctgcagaagatgatgtgaaaatggctcaggcgtcactgcagcaaaacacactttctgtccagtcaagtcccactccgcagctgaggggggtgatgaaagtggaaagctctgaaaaggtcccaagtcctacacatcct cagccagttgtaatcagtgctgcagatgacgatgaagatgg gttttattttggactttcagagcagctttctgaagaaggagatgaaactaaaacacctgtccagcaaccagcaacacaagcccGTAGTGGATCGCGGATAATTTCTACTGGGAAACGCGgggctgatacaaagcaag aggacaatttaaattttggaataaaaacacttgaagaaatcaaattggagaaactaaaggaaaaa
- the LOC126051954 gene encoding LOW QUALITY PROTEIN: zinc finger CCCH domain-containing protein 11A-like (The sequence of the model RefSeq protein was modified relative to this genomic sequence to represent the inferred CDS: deleted 1 base in 1 codon) yields MSKQGDDCYFYFYSTCDKGDSCSFRHCAAALGSERVCRRWQEGRCFKPTCRLRHMEVDKKRSEIPCYWENQPAGCQKSNCAFHHTKGRYVDGRFFPPSKTTLPSPPEPAEDDVKMAQASLQQNTLSVQSSPTPQLRGVMKVESSEKVPSPTHPQPVVISAADDDEDGFYFGLSEQLSEEGDETKTPVQQPATQARSGSRIISTGKRGADTKQEDNLNFGIKTLEEIKLEKLKEK; encoded by the exons atgtccaagcaaggggacgactgctacttctatttctattccacctgtgacaag ggagacagctgttccttccgccactgtgcggctgctctgggaagtgagagagtgtgcaggcggtggcaggagggtcgctgtttcaagcctacctgcagattgagacacatggaagtcgat aaaaagcgcaGTGAGATTCCTTGCTACTGGGAGAATCAACCAGCTGGCTGTCAGAAATCCAACTGCGCGTTCCATCACACGAAAGGACGCTATGTTGATGGGCGCTTCTTCCCgccaagcaaaa ctacgcttccaagtccacctgagcctgcagaagatgatgtgaaaatggctcaggcgtcactgcagcaaaacacactttctgtccagtcaagtcccactccgcagctgaggggggtgatgaaagtggaaagctctgaaaaggtcccaagtcctacacatcct cagccagttgtaatcagtgctgcagatgacgatgaagatgg gttttattttggactttcagagcagctttctgaagaaggagatgaaactaaaacacctgtccagcaaccagcaacacaagcccgtagtggatcgcggataatttccactgggaaacgcggggctgatacaaagcaag aggacaatttaaattttggaataaaaacacttgaagaaatcaaattggagaaactaaaggaaaaa